Proteins encoded by one window of Cellvibrio sp. KY-GH-1:
- a CDS encoding DNA polymerase III subunit chi, which produces MTKVDFYVLPETTSEARWLFACKLAEKVQRMGMRVLIAVDTEADARQLDELLWTFKPESFVPHQLINGGKPAPVEITFNEQSGDHQGLLLNLSNTIPSSFSRFERVSEVVIQEPQMLATSRERYSFYKSRGYPIETRKL; this is translated from the coding sequence GTGACTAAAGTTGATTTCTACGTATTGCCTGAAACAACCAGCGAAGCCCGCTGGTTGTTTGCGTGTAAGCTGGCAGAAAAAGTACAGCGCATGGGCATGCGCGTACTGATTGCGGTGGATACTGAAGCCGACGCACGGCAACTGGATGAACTTCTGTGGACTTTCAAGCCTGAAAGTTTTGTACCTCATCAACTGATCAATGGTGGCAAACCGGCACCGGTGGAAATAACCTTCAACGAGCAGTCTGGCGATCATCAGGGATTATTGCTTAACTTGAGCAACACAATACCGTCATCGTTCAGTCGCTTTGAACGCGTGAGTGAAGTCGTTATTCAGGAGCCACAAATGCTCGCGACCAGTCGCGAGCGCTACAGTTTTTATAAAAGCCGGGGATACCCGATAGAAACCCGCAAACTCTGA
- a CDS encoding VOC family protein, with product MKPKMIIPMLVCRDAEAELNFCIHAFGATELSRRNAHDGSVIHATLAVHQSLIMVHSESPHLASRAPLDDGSSPVVTYLYDDDVDGIMDRAITLGAKVVLPAEDQFWGDRVGRIIDPAGHVWNIAAPIR from the coding sequence GTGAAACCCAAAATGATTATTCCCATGCTTGTCTGTCGCGACGCGGAAGCAGAGCTTAACTTTTGCATCCACGCCTTTGGCGCAACTGAACTATCACGCCGCAACGCCCACGACGGCAGCGTTATTCATGCCACACTGGCGGTGCATCAATCGCTGATCATGGTGCACAGTGAATCCCCACACTTGGCCAGCCGAGCCCCACTTGATGATGGCAGCTCACCTGTCGTTACCTACCTCTATGACGATGATGTTGATGGAATCATGGATCGAGCAATAACATTAGGCGCAAAAGTCGTTCTACCCGCCGAAGATCAATTTTGGGGAGACAGGGTAGGCAGAATCATAGATCCCGCTGGCCATGTATGGAATATTGCCGCACCTATTCGATAA
- a CDS encoding adenylate/guanylate cyclase domain-containing protein, with product MNQHNQHQAIMFADVSGSSALYKRVGNEQAKAIIDEAVHFMTAITIVNDGTVVKTIGDEIMARFNEGYQACEAAIAIQQRCIKEPHLKDLGIRIGLAYGDVLITHNDVFGDRVNDAACVAHIARANQIVITQSIVDTLGNSLKQDCQMFDRINIKGETEHTLIYRLEWESSGKDNRATMVMPIHDVASFVDKFQLVLNLNDRDIFLLPEQTPYHIGRDPVKAHLVVENELASREHCHIEFRRGKYVLIDHSTNGTYVYLEEQNPIYLRREELPLQGKGQITLGQKIDSASSCIIRFKA from the coding sequence ATGAATCAACACAACCAACATCAAGCCATTATGTTCGCCGATGTTTCTGGCAGCTCGGCGCTTTACAAGCGGGTTGGGAATGAGCAAGCCAAAGCGATTATCGATGAAGCCGTACATTTTATGACCGCGATTACCATAGTAAATGATGGCACTGTGGTAAAAACAATTGGCGACGAAATTATGGCGCGCTTCAATGAGGGCTATCAGGCCTGTGAAGCGGCCATAGCGATTCAGCAGCGCTGCATAAAGGAACCTCACCTAAAAGATTTAGGCATCAGAATTGGCCTAGCTTATGGGGATGTGTTGATTACCCATAACGACGTATTTGGGGACCGGGTTAACGATGCGGCCTGCGTTGCCCACATTGCCCGTGCCAATCAAATTGTTATTACGCAATCTATCGTGGACACACTCGGCAACTCATTAAAGCAAGATTGCCAAATGTTTGACCGCATCAATATCAAGGGCGAAACCGAACATACATTGATTTATCGTCTGGAATGGGAAAGCTCCGGTAAAGATAATCGCGCAACCATGGTGATGCCGATTCACGATGTGGCCAGTTTTGTTGATAAATTCCAGTTAGTCCTTAACCTCAACGACCGCGATATTTTTTTGCTCCCAGAACAAACTCCTTACCACATTGGCCGCGATCCAGTTAAAGCCCATCTGGTTGTTGAAAACGAATTGGCATCACGCGAGCACTGCCACATTGAATTTCGCCGCGGTAAGTATGTACTGATCGACCATTCCACCAACGGTACTTATGTGTACCTTGAAGAACAAAACCCGATTTATTTGCGCCGCGAAGAATTACCTCTGCAGGGCAAAGGCCAAATTACGCTAGGCCAAAAAATTGACTCTGCATCCAGCTGCATTATTCGCTTTAAAGCCTGA
- a CDS encoding DUF4380 domain-containing protein: MLKCYSLIALLSLCTALMGCNKDNQDLSELPAFCKQEKGKLYLKQGALRMEIMPDVAGRVSSLKYEGHELLVPIVDFDKNTDWGTVLWSSPQAEWQWPPIDVLDSKPYKLSVKGDRVTLTSEIDPKTGYQFSKTYMPAGDDRVAVTYRIFNHSKHEKSVAPLEVTRLPSSGTLFYPRGDTDPISGIFYPLDVQAIDELTWFDYDKKKIRTDHHKIMQDGKEGWVAYVDKGYLLMKEFVDNPPSAIAEGEREIELFAHVEHVFIEMKQQGAAVTLNTGEHLEWTVIWHVKKLPAELVNNPEPHALASYARSLL, from the coding sequence ATGTTGAAATGCTATTCCCTGATTGCACTCCTGAGTCTGTGTACGGCGCTCATGGGGTGTAACAAAGACAATCAGGATCTGTCCGAGCTTCCTGCGTTTTGTAAGCAGGAAAAAGGTAAGTTGTATCTCAAGCAAGGTGCTTTGCGTATGGAGATCATGCCAGACGTGGCTGGTCGGGTCTCCTCTTTGAAATACGAGGGGCATGAACTGTTAGTGCCTATTGTTGATTTTGATAAAAATACCGATTGGGGCACCGTACTCTGGTCTAGTCCGCAGGCTGAATGGCAGTGGCCCCCAATTGATGTACTGGACAGCAAACCCTATAAACTGAGTGTGAAAGGTGATCGGGTTACCCTCACTAGTGAGATTGACCCCAAGACTGGTTATCAATTCAGCAAAACCTATATGCCTGCCGGCGATGATCGGGTGGCGGTTACCTATAGAATTTTCAATCATTCCAAACACGAGAAAAGTGTTGCTCCTCTAGAGGTGACACGCTTGCCATCGTCCGGGACTTTGTTTTATCCGCGTGGTGATACCGACCCCATTAGTGGCATTTTTTACCCGCTCGATGTTCAGGCGATTGACGAGTTGACCTGGTTTGATTACGACAAGAAAAAAATCCGCACCGATCACCATAAAATTATGCAGGACGGCAAAGAAGGTTGGGTTGCCTATGTCGACAAAGGCTACTTGTTGATGAAAGAGTTTGTCGATAATCCTCCCTCGGCGATTGCAGAAGGGGAGCGCGAGATAGAACTATTTGCCCATGTCGAACATGTTTTTATTGAAATGAAACAGCAGGGTGCGGCTGTGACCTTGAATACTGGGGAGCATTTGGAGTGGACGGTTATATGGCATGTGAAAAAATTGCCAGCAGAACTGGTGAATAACCCTGAACCCCATGCGCTGGCTAGTTACGCGCGCAGCCTTTTATAA
- the lptG gene encoding LPS export ABC transporter permease LptG encodes MDKITRYVSRTVFTAIALTLLVFLALDFIFGLISQLEKVTENYTAFEAFKYMVFTMPRRLYDYIPYSCLIGCLAGLGLLASSSELTIIRAAGVSVKRIAWMALRPALVFILIAMTVGEFVAPYTEQMADNRRNFLRHNAMQKAPQNMWNREGSEFMYVNAVLPNGVVYGLTRYQFNDQHQLESASFTRQATYQDNVWQEEDISITYLAGDSIRNEVIPSRRWETNLTPNLFNILVLAPEDISLRNLHYYIDYLNKQNLTSSSYSLAFWQKTLQPLATAALVLVAISFIFGPLRSVTMGQRIFTGVVFGIVFLLMQNLLGPSSLVFGFPPLIAVMIPIVLCVSLGIYLLNRAR; translated from the coding sequence ATGGATAAAATTACCCGTTATGTATCGCGCACCGTATTTACTGCCATCGCGTTAACACTGTTGGTATTTCTAGCCCTGGATTTTATTTTTGGCCTTATTAGTCAATTGGAAAAGGTCACGGAAAATTACACCGCATTTGAAGCTTTTAAATACATGGTTTTTACCATGCCGCGCCGCTTATATGATTACATTCCCTATTCCTGTTTGATTGGCTGTCTTGCTGGTTTGGGGTTGCTGGCTAGCAGTAGCGAACTCACTATTATTCGTGCTGCTGGTGTCTCGGTAAAGCGTATCGCCTGGATGGCGCTTCGCCCGGCTCTGGTATTTATTTTGATCGCGATGACAGTGGGTGAATTTGTCGCACCATACACTGAGCAAATGGCAGACAATCGGCGCAATTTCCTTCGGCATAATGCGATGCAAAAGGCGCCGCAAAATATGTGGAATCGCGAAGGTAGTGAATTTATGTATGTTAATGCGGTGTTGCCTAATGGTGTTGTCTATGGGTTAACGCGCTATCAGTTTAATGACCAACATCAATTGGAATCGGCGAGTTTTACCCGCCAGGCAACCTATCAGGATAATGTATGGCAAGAGGAAGATATTTCCATCACTTATTTGGCGGGAGATTCAATTCGTAATGAAGTTATCCCTTCGCGTCGATGGGAGACCAACCTGACGCCAAATTTATTTAATATTTTGGTGCTGGCGCCGGAAGATATTTCATTGCGCAACCTGCATTACTACATTGATTACCTAAACAAGCAAAACTTGACCTCCAGCAGTTATAGTCTCGCGTTTTGGCAAAAAACCTTGCAGCCTTTGGCTACCGCTGCTTTGGTGTTGGTGGCGATTTCGTTTATTTTTGGCCCCTTGCGTAGCGTGACTATGGGCCAAAGAATTTTTACGGGGGTCGTGTTTGGGATCGTCTTCTTATTGATGCAAAATCTATTGGGGCCGTCCAGTTTGGTGTTTGGGTTTCCTCCACTTATCGCGGTGATGATTCCTATAGTGCTTTGTGTGTCCTTGGGGATTTATTTGCTGAATCGAGCGCGCTAA
- the lptF gene encoding LPS export ABC transporter permease LptF yields the protein MTLIIFRYLSRDLLLTCFAVSVVLLVIFLTQNFSRYLDDAAEGKLAVDVLFKVVAFRMPYLLELILPLGFYLAILLAYGRMYIESEMVVLSACGMSHWQLLRLTLVPAALVAAVVAVFSFWLSPAGAQMTEQTLAEQRNRSEFESLQEGRFQAIGQGKVMTYVENVSDDNQRLDQVFVAQRDSDTASSVVVAKTGEQAYISDYGQRYLVLHQGYRYEGRPGTREFKVTQFDEWGRYLPPTTSVAEFERESDAKTTAQLLGASDADSQATLQWRISMPLMVFIATLLAVPLSKTNPRQGRYLKMLPAILIYVFYLAFLINARGAIAEGDLSPGLGLWVVHLPFAVIALFMLNWQALMQLRSMPAKVAHG from the coding sequence ATGACGTTGATTATTTTTCGTTATCTCTCACGGGATTTGTTGCTCACCTGTTTTGCGGTGAGTGTGGTTCTATTGGTGATTTTTTTAACTCAGAATTTTAGCCGTTACCTCGATGATGCTGCCGAAGGAAAGTTAGCGGTTGATGTGCTTTTCAAAGTCGTCGCGTTTCGAATGCCGTACCTATTGGAGTTAATTCTCCCCTTGGGTTTTTATCTTGCGATATTGCTGGCGTACGGGCGCATGTATATTGAAAGTGAAATGGTAGTGCTGTCTGCTTGTGGAATGAGCCACTGGCAGTTACTGCGCTTAACGCTGGTTCCGGCAGCATTGGTGGCGGCAGTTGTGGCGGTATTTAGCTTTTGGTTAAGTCCTGCTGGAGCGCAGATGACCGAGCAGACATTAGCGGAGCAGCGCAACCGCAGTGAGTTTGAAAGTTTGCAGGAAGGGCGTTTTCAGGCGATAGGGCAGGGCAAGGTTATGACCTATGTTGAAAATGTCAGCGATGATAATCAGCGTTTGGATCAGGTTTTTGTCGCACAACGTGATTCGGACACTGCATCCTCTGTGGTGGTTGCCAAGACGGGTGAGCAGGCCTACATCAGCGATTATGGTCAGCGGTATTTGGTGTTGCATCAGGGCTATCGTTATGAAGGTCGCCCTGGAACACGCGAATTTAAAGTTACTCAATTCGATGAGTGGGGAAGGTACTTGCCTCCAACTACCAGTGTGGCGGAGTTTGAACGGGAGTCGGATGCAAAAACTACCGCGCAGCTATTGGGCGCTTCTGATGCAGATAGTCAGGCGACCTTGCAATGGCGCATCTCCATGCCGCTGATGGTATTTATTGCGACGTTGCTGGCGGTGCCGCTGAGTAAAACCAATCCTCGCCAGGGCCGCTATTTAAAAATGCTACCGGCTATTTTGATCTATGTGTTTTATCTGGCGTTTTTGATTAATGCGCGCGGTGCAATTGCAGAAGGTGATTTGTCTCCCGGTTTGGGTTTGTGGGTAGTGCATTTACCTTTTGCGGTGATCGCTTTGTTTATGTTGAATTGGCAGGCGTTAATGCAACTACGCAGTATGCCGGCGAAGGTGGCTCATGGATAA
- a CDS encoding leucyl aminopeptidase, with protein MTSASSSPKKAVKKTAEKTTSRNAPTPKTAGIQFSAKVIDPVKYATQCLVVGVYEGLKLSPAASSVDAADAHQLIALLKREGFQGKAGQSLLLLNPQGIAADRLLVLGFGSQKDGSVSVDNFRRVVQKISESLKPTPCTEITVALDDVSVTGQEADWQARQIAESLGQLEYRADHLKSKPAEISLQLKKVQVGTTKNLIAKATKGLALGLAIAQGINLTRKLGDLPGNICTPTYLAEQAKQLAKDRAKLNVNVLEEKQMKELGMGSFLSVAAGSEQPAKLIVLEYKGGNKKDAPVALVGKGITFDTGGISLKPGPAMDEMKYDMCGAASVLGTFRTLVELQLPINVVGVIATTENMPSGAATKPGDIVTSMSGLTIEILNTDAEGRLVLCDALTYTERFKPKAVVDIATLTGACVIALGNHATGLFSNDDDLAKSLLKAGEESADRAWQMPLWDEYQKQLDSNFADIANIGGREAGSVTAACFLSRFTKKFAWAHLDIAGTAWRSGGAKGATGRPVPLLVQYLLNQA; from the coding sequence ATGACCTCTGCTTCCAGTTCCCCTAAAAAAGCTGTCAAAAAAACTGCTGAGAAAACCACCAGCAGAAATGCACCCACACCCAAAACCGCCGGAATCCAGTTTTCAGCCAAAGTGATTGATCCGGTAAAGTACGCCACACAATGCTTGGTGGTTGGCGTTTACGAAGGGCTCAAATTATCGCCAGCAGCGAGCAGCGTCGACGCTGCAGATGCCCACCAACTAATTGCGCTATTAAAACGCGAAGGCTTTCAGGGCAAAGCCGGGCAAAGCCTGCTGCTGCTGAACCCGCAAGGCATCGCCGCGGACCGCTTGCTGGTACTGGGTTTCGGAAGCCAGAAAGATGGCAGTGTTAGCGTCGACAACTTCCGTCGCGTCGTGCAAAAAATTAGCGAATCGCTCAAACCGACACCTTGCACGGAAATCACTGTTGCCCTGGATGACGTGAGCGTTACTGGTCAGGAAGCTGATTGGCAGGCACGCCAAATCGCCGAAAGCCTGGGCCAATTGGAATATCGCGCTGATCACCTGAAAAGCAAACCCGCCGAAATCAGTCTGCAATTGAAAAAAGTACAGGTGGGTACCACCAAGAACCTGATTGCCAAAGCCACCAAGGGTTTGGCGTTGGGCCTGGCCATTGCCCAAGGCATTAATTTAACCCGCAAGCTGGGCGACCTGCCGGGCAATATCTGCACCCCAACGTATCTGGCCGAGCAAGCAAAACAATTAGCCAAAGACCGAGCCAAGCTCAACGTTAATGTGCTTGAAGAAAAACAGATGAAAGAGTTGGGCATGGGTTCTTTTTTATCTGTTGCCGCCGGCAGCGAGCAACCCGCCAAACTCATTGTGCTCGAGTACAAGGGGGGCAACAAAAAAGATGCACCCGTAGCGTTAGTCGGCAAAGGCATCACTTTTGATACTGGCGGCATTAGCCTTAAGCCTGGCCCCGCTATGGATGAAATGAAATATGACATGTGCGGTGCCGCCAGCGTGTTGGGTACCTTCCGGACTCTTGTTGAGCTCCAGTTACCCATTAACGTGGTCGGCGTTATCGCCACGACTGAAAACATGCCGAGCGGAGCCGCGACCAAACCAGGTGACATCGTGACCTCCATGTCCGGGTTGACCATTGAAATTTTGAATACTGATGCCGAAGGCCGATTAGTACTGTGTGATGCCCTCACCTATACCGAACGTTTTAAACCCAAAGCGGTGGTAGACATCGCCACCCTTACCGGCGCCTGCGTGATCGCCCTTGGTAACCACGCCACTGGCCTGTTCAGCAATGATGATGATCTCGCAAAGTCCCTTCTGAAAGCCGGTGAAGAAAGTGCTGATCGCGCTTGGCAAATGCCACTCTGGGACGAGTACCAAAAGCAACTGGACAGTAATTTTGCAGACATCGCCAACATTGGTGGTCGTGAAGCAGGAAGTGTAACGGCTGCTTGCTTCCTGTCGCGATTCACTAAAAAATTCGCCTGGGCGCACTTGGACATCGCGGGTACCGCGTGGCGCTCTGGAGGAGCCAAGGGGGCTACTGGTCGCCCTGTTCCATTGCTGGTTCAATACCTTCTAAATCAGGCGTGA
- a CDS encoding RDD family protein: MNKKASAQPTTPQYATPSLMRRFAAMVYDTLLLAAISILYGAIATGINIAIKGVPATGERVSWGAFGIIVFIGWILTLGYFFCYFWKKSGQTLGMKTWRMKMYDASSMQLPSYSQCVIRCCYAPFSLLLLGMGYWMIYLNPERQTLHDKLSKTRILLQEKTKK; the protein is encoded by the coding sequence ATGAACAAAAAAGCATCCGCTCAACCAACGACCCCGCAATACGCAACACCCAGCTTGATGCGCCGCTTTGCCGCCATGGTTTACGACACTCTGTTGCTGGCAGCGATAAGCATTCTGTACGGTGCTATCGCCACCGGAATTAATATCGCAATTAAAGGTGTACCCGCAACCGGTGAGCGAGTTAGCTGGGGCGCATTCGGAATAATTGTATTTATTGGCTGGATACTTACGCTCGGCTATTTCTTTTGTTATTTCTGGAAAAAATCCGGCCAAACACTGGGCATGAAAACCTGGCGAATGAAAATGTATGATGCCAGCAGCATGCAATTACCAAGCTATTCACAATGCGTTATTCGTTGCTGCTACGCACCATTTTCGCTACTGTTACTCGGTATGGGTTATTGGATGATATATCTGAATCCGGAGCGTCAAACACTGCACGACAAGCTAAGTAAAACGCGGATTTTACTGCAGGAAAAAACCAAAAAATAA
- a CDS encoding sugar efflux transporter encodes MSSPLFKPLALGIYALFFTVGLVGALVLPTFSLFLATEIQVRPLMVGGAFAGLALASIAYNHWIGHWSDRLADRRPLVAFFCLLGSISCVIFALSRNYWLVAFTAIFLLSLSMVSFSQIMAYSLDYAEAEIPTERIPLFNAIMRAQIAFAWVAGPPMGFLLATNLGFDVSYGVAAVLYILVALASFKLLPRLPAKQKQLAESGEKPFLAPLAPSVKQSLWICAIGFSLLWGVNNAYLISLPIHLKDNLRLDAQWMGWVMGTTAALEVPFMLLAGHYASRFRLISLVRCAGIAALLLYIGVYFANQLWHLFVLQICNAIFIGVLAGLGVSVIQDLMPGRSGAASGLYTNTTHIGNLLSSLMVGVVADYFGYHQVFLANILLVFVAIWAFGKVKTSRELAVGN; translated from the coding sequence GTGTCTTCTCCACTCTTCAAGCCTTTGGCGCTGGGCATTTATGCGCTTTTTTTTACCGTTGGCTTGGTCGGGGCGCTGGTGCTGCCCACTTTCAGTTTATTTCTCGCAACGGAAATTCAAGTGCGCCCCCTAATGGTGGGAGGAGCCTTTGCTGGCCTGGCGTTGGCGAGCATTGCTTATAACCACTGGATTGGGCATTGGTCTGACCGGCTGGCAGACCGTCGTCCGTTGGTGGCGTTCTTCTGTTTATTGGGGAGTATTTCCTGCGTAATCTTTGCTCTTTCGCGTAATTATTGGCTGGTGGCTTTTACCGCGATTTTTTTATTGAGCCTTTCGATGGTTTCATTTTCCCAAATTATGGCCTACAGCCTGGATTATGCGGAGGCTGAAATTCCCACAGAACGTATTCCGCTTTTCAATGCCATTATGCGGGCACAAATTGCATTTGCCTGGGTTGCAGGGCCGCCAATGGGTTTTTTATTGGCCACTAACTTAGGCTTTGATGTGAGCTATGGTGTCGCGGCGGTTTTGTATATTTTGGTTGCGCTTGCCAGTTTCAAATTGTTACCGCGTTTACCGGCGAAGCAAAAACAGCTGGCTGAATCTGGCGAGAAGCCTTTTCTTGCACCTCTCGCTCCCTCAGTAAAACAATCATTGTGGATATGTGCAATTGGTTTTTCGTTACTCTGGGGCGTTAATAACGCCTACCTGATTAGTCTGCCAATTCACTTGAAGGACAATTTGCGCCTGGATGCACAATGGATGGGCTGGGTAATGGGAACCACAGCGGCTCTTGAAGTGCCTTTTATGTTATTGGCAGGGCATTACGCAAGCCGGTTTCGTTTAATTTCGCTGGTTCGTTGCGCGGGAATTGCTGCGTTGTTGTTGTATATCGGTGTGTATTTTGCGAATCAGCTGTGGCATTTGTTTGTGCTGCAAATTTGCAATGCCATTTTTATTGGTGTGTTGGCGGGGCTTGGAGTATCCGTCATTCAGGATTTAATGCCGGGTCGTTCTGGTGCTGCGTCCGGGCTGTATACCAACACTACTCATATTGGTAATTTGCTAAGTAGTTTAATGGTTGGGGTTGTGGCGGATTATTTTGGTTATCACCAGGTTTTCCTGGCCAATATCCTTTTGGTGTTTGTAGCAATTTGGGCCTTCGGTAAAGTGAAAACCTCGCGCGAGCTTGCGGTAGGCAATTAG
- a CDS encoding SAM-dependent methyltransferase — protein MYETISTVMQQQFCTDEQLDTPNPSCHAVAVWRAAHQLLEQPPIFYDPLALPILATAKAELVKKQDSHKDPLTTAMRVAIAVRSRLTEDEREKSLLAGAAQYVILGAGLDTYAYRSKHQHEYVYEVDLPATQAAKLVRLEQLEINPNCPTRYVACNFEENTLEDRLLAAGFNKAQKTFFSWLGVAPYLDEPTINNILKLIASCARGSTLVFDYIVTPERLNEMEQLALKLLSAQLAKQGEPLKSFFDPQTLAQKLMNSGFSSIEDIGPEYLNNRYLIQREDGLRVGNVTRLYKAIV, from the coding sequence ATGTACGAAACTATTTCCACGGTTATGCAACAGCAGTTTTGCACCGACGAACAATTGGATACACCCAATCCCAGTTGTCACGCAGTTGCCGTTTGGCGGGCGGCACATCAGTTGCTAGAGCAGCCGCCTATTTTTTATGATCCGCTAGCGCTACCTATCCTCGCCACCGCAAAAGCCGAATTAGTTAAAAAGCAGGACTCGCATAAAGATCCACTTACTACAGCCATGCGCGTTGCTATCGCAGTGCGCAGCCGCCTTACCGAAGACGAGCGAGAAAAATCCTTACTAGCAGGCGCAGCTCAGTACGTCATTCTTGGCGCCGGGCTGGATACTTACGCTTATCGCAGCAAACATCAACACGAGTATGTTTATGAAGTTGACCTACCCGCAACACAAGCAGCAAAACTTGTCAGACTAGAGCAACTGGAAATTAATCCCAACTGCCCCACTCGCTACGTAGCCTGTAACTTTGAAGAAAATACACTGGAAGATAGATTGTTGGCGGCAGGCTTTAATAAAGCCCAAAAGACCTTCTTTTCCTGGCTGGGGGTAGCACCCTATCTGGATGAACCCACGATCAATAACATCTTAAAATTAATCGCGTCTTGTGCACGGGGTTCTACCCTGGTATTCGATTATATTGTTACGCCAGAAAGGCTGAATGAAATGGAGCAGCTTGCATTGAAATTGCTCTCCGCCCAGCTCGCAAAACAAGGCGAACCACTAAAAAGTTTTTTTGATCCACAAACACTTGCACAAAAATTAATGAACTCGGGATTTTCCTCTATCGAAGATATAGGACCTGAATATCTCAATAACCGCTATCTAATCCAGCGCGAAGACGGGTTGCGCGTAGGGAATGTAACGCGACTGTATAAAGCCATCGTATAA
- the ylqF gene encoding ribosome biogenesis GTPase YlqF has product MSTINWFPGHMHKARKEIAEVMPHVDVVIEVIDARVPFSSENPLVPSLRGDTPLIKLLNKADLADPAITALWVEKMEAEKGVKALPVSQQRPEQIRNLLNLCTSLVSARQKEVRPARAMIMGIPNVGKSTIINTLAGRVIAKTGNEAGVTKAQQKIKLENGILLTDTPGFLWPKLSPPSCGYRLAITGAIKDTVFDYADIALYAAEYLLKAYPDALRARYGLTELPETDLELLDAIGVKRGCTRRGGGVEIQKVSSLLINELRSGLLGPISWETPAMTEAEVVQAKADDEKKRLEKEEADRIRKLKTKKNRR; this is encoded by the coding sequence ATGTCCACAATTAATTGGTTTCCCGGCCATATGCACAAAGCCCGCAAGGAAATTGCGGAAGTTATGCCACACGTGGATGTGGTGATTGAAGTTATTGATGCACGCGTCCCCTTCTCTAGCGAAAACCCGTTGGTTCCAAGCCTGCGAGGCGATACACCGCTGATTAAATTATTGAATAAGGCCGATTTGGCGGACCCTGCAATTACCGCCCTGTGGGTGGAAAAAATGGAAGCGGAAAAAGGCGTTAAGGCCTTACCCGTGAGCCAGCAGCGCCCGGAGCAAATTCGCAATCTGCTCAACCTGTGCACCAGTTTGGTAAGTGCGAGACAAAAAGAGGTTCGCCCGGCACGCGCCATGATTATGGGCATCCCCAACGTCGGCAAATCAACCATTATCAATACCCTCGCGGGCCGTGTGATTGCAAAAACGGGGAATGAAGCCGGCGTGACAAAAGCGCAGCAAAAAATAAAATTGGAAAACGGTATTTTATTAACCGACACCCCCGGGTTTTTGTGGCCAAAATTATCACCACCTTCGTGCGGCTATCGGTTGGCAATTACCGGCGCTATAAAAGATACGGTGTTTGATTACGCCGACATCGCCCTCTATGCCGCCGAATATTTATTAAAAGCCTATCCCGATGCCTTAAGAGCACGTTACGGATTAACCGAACTGCCCGAGACAGATTTAGAGTTGCTGGATGCAATCGGCGTTAAACGTGGATGTACGCGCAGAGGTGGCGGAGTAGAAATCCAGAAAGTTTCATCACTATTAATTAACGAATTGCGCTCAGGCTTGCTGGGGCCAATCAGCTGGGAGACGCCGGCAATGACTGAAGCTGAGGTCGTTCAAGCCAAAGCAGATGACGAGAAAAAGCGCCTGGAAAAAGAAGAAGCTGATCGAATTCGCAAACTGAAAACCAAAAAAAATCGCCGCTAA